The following DNA comes from Acidobacteriota bacterium.
CACCCTGAACGGCGGGGTGCGCTACGACGGCAGCCGCGTGTTCGAGGGCCAGGTCAGCCCGCAGGCCGGCGCGGTCTTCAACATCGGCCGGGCCACGCTCGTGCGCGGCAGCGTGTCCCGAGCCTACCAGGCCCCGATCCTCTACGAGCTGGTGGGCGTGTCGCTGACCTCGCAGGTGCTGCCCAATCCCGACCTTCGGCCCGAGCGCGCCTGGCTGTACAGCGCCGGCTTCGAGAGCAACGAGCTGCCGTGGCTCTGGACCAAGCTCTCGTTCTACAACCACAGGATGACCGAAGGGATCGTGACCAAGCAGCTCGACAACGGCCGCATGATGTGGGACAACCTGGACACCTTCACTCGAAAAGGGGTCGAGGCTGAAGTCAGGGGGCAGCACCCCGTCGGCCTCTTCGCGTCGCTCGGGTACAACTACAACAAACATGAGAACACAACCCCGGAGAGCGAGCGGCTGCTGACGTGGATCCCCACGCGCATCTGGAAGTCCGCACTCGGTCTTTCCAACGCCCGGGTCGGGGTTGATGTCAACCTGACGGGCAAGTACATCTGGTACAACCAGCAGGACTTCATCAGGGAAATCCTGCAGGCCAACGATGCGAAGTGGGTCTTCGACCTGCGCGTCTCGAAGAACCTGAACCTGAGCGACAAGCGATCGGTCTCGATCTTCGCCAACGTCTACAACCTCACCGACACGCTGTTCTGGGAGCGGATCGACTTCCCGTACGCGAGACGCTGGGTGGACTTCGGCGCGAAGTTC
Coding sequences within:
- a CDS encoding TonB-dependent receptor, translating into MTARPGVEKNKFGDTITGGSFQATYRWSPGRDLTAGVDYYHIDSDFTTIGFGHLTNDEVGPYVNLTQKAGRLTLNGGVRYDGSRVFEGQVSPQAGAVFNIGRATLVRGSVSRAYQAPILYELVGVSLTSQVLPNPDLRPERAWLYSAGFESNELPWLWTKLSFYNHRMTEGIVTKQLDNGRMMWDNLDTFTRKGVEAEVRGQHPVGLFASLGYNYNKHENTTPESERLLTWIPTRIWKSALGLSNARVGVDVNLTGKYIWYNQQDFIREILQANDAKWVFDLRVSKNLNLSDKRSVSIFANVYNLTDTLFWERIDFPYARRWVDFGAKFTFR